The proteins below come from a single Streptococcus hyointestinalis genomic window:
- the nrdE gene encoding class 1b ribonucleoside-diphosphate reductase subunit alpha, giving the protein MTKEYYVLNNMLNVPVDGKIPLHYDKEALESYLETEIKPNTMHFQTLTDKLDYLVTNGYIDSELLAPYVTGDSSAEKYQFIKQVFKRAYDFGFHFKSFMAAYKFYNQYAMKTNDLMYYLESFEDRVVFNALYLADGDKSLALKLVDELIAQRYQPATPTFLNAGKKRRGEMVSCFLIDVQDSMLSIGRAVNSALQLSRIGGGVGVNLSNLRASGSPIKEIINASSGVLPVMKLLEDSFSYSNQLGQRNGAGVVYLNVFHQDILHFLSTKKENADEKIRVKTLSLGLVVPDKYYELLKTNQTMYLFNPYHVEREYGIPFSYVDITKEYDNLVANPAIEKTSVNARELEQEISRLQQESGYPYILNIDTANRTNPVDGTIIMSNLCSEILQPQEASELNADLSYKEVGTDISCNLGSMNMVNLMKAPDFGQSIEYAVRALTTVTDSESISEVPTVDRGNKLYHTIGLGAMGLHTVLALNGIDYDSKGALEFVDAFFLAMNYYSLKASNQIAKEKGEVFHNWEKSTYADGTYFNQYLEDNFTFTSKKVEKLFSHIALPTVKDWNELKNKVMTDGLYHRNRLAIAPNGSISYINETSASLHPITQLIENRQEKKVGSIFYPAPYLSNETIKYYKTAYNMDQRKIIDIYARAQKHIDQGMSLTLFMRSKLPEGLYEWKKAGNANLTTRDLNHLRNYAWAKGIKSLYYVRTYTEDDEFKSVNNCESCMI; this is encoded by the coding sequence ATGACTAAAGAGTATTATGTCCTTAACAATATGTTGAATGTCCCAGTAGATGGTAAGATTCCTCTTCATTATGATAAAGAAGCTCTTGAGAGTTATTTAGAGACTGAGATTAAACCTAACACCATGCACTTTCAAACGTTGACGGATAAGTTAGACTATTTGGTGACGAATGGCTATATTGATAGTGAACTTTTGGCACCTTATGTCACGGGTGATAGTAGTGCTGAGAAATACCAGTTTATTAAGCAGGTTTTTAAAAGAGCTTATGATTTTGGTTTTCATTTTAAAAGTTTTATGGCTGCCTATAAGTTTTACAATCAGTATGCCATGAAAACCAATGATTTGATGTATTACCTTGAAAGTTTTGAGGACCGTGTTGTCTTTAATGCTTTGTATTTGGCAGATGGTGATAAGTCTCTAGCTTTAAAGTTGGTTGATGAGTTAATAGCACAGCGCTATCAACCAGCAACCCCAACTTTTCTCAATGCAGGTAAAAAGCGTCGTGGTGAGATGGTCTCCTGCTTTTTGATTGATGTCCAAGATTCTATGTTATCAATTGGTCGTGCGGTTAATTCTGCTTTGCAATTGTCTCGTATTGGTGGAGGTGTCGGTGTTAATTTATCCAATCTAAGAGCTAGTGGTTCACCTATAAAAGAAATTATCAACGCTTCTTCAGGTGTTTTACCAGTCATGAAATTGTTAGAAGACTCTTTTTCTTATAGTAATCAATTGGGGCAACGTAATGGAGCAGGTGTTGTGTATCTTAATGTCTTTCATCAGGATATCTTGCATTTCCTATCAACAAAAAAAGAAAATGCAGATGAAAAGATTCGTGTCAAGACACTCTCACTTGGTTTAGTTGTTCCAGACAAATACTATGAACTGTTAAAGACAAATCAAACCATGTATTTATTTAATCCTTATCATGTCGAACGAGAGTATGGAATTCCTTTTTCTTATGTTGATATCACAAAAGAATATGATAATCTGGTTGCGAATCCTGCGATTGAAAAGACGTCTGTCAATGCGCGTGAATTGGAACAGGAAATTTCACGCTTGCAACAAGAGTCAGGCTATCCTTATATTTTAAATATTGATACCGCTAATCGTACAAATCCAGTCGATGGGACTATTATCATGAGTAATCTATGCTCAGAAATATTACAACCACAAGAGGCGTCAGAGCTAAATGCTGATTTAAGCTATAAGGAAGTTGGGACCGATATAAGCTGTAATCTTGGTTCTATGAATATGGTTAACTTGATGAAAGCACCGGATTTTGGACAATCCATTGAGTATGCTGTGCGTGCATTGACGACCGTGACAGATAGTGAATCTATTTCTGAGGTACCAACGGTGGATAGGGGAAATAAACTATATCATACGATTGGGCTAGGAGCAATGGGGCTGCATACAGTTTTAGCTCTAAATGGTATTGACTATGATAGTAAGGGAGCTTTGGAGTTTGTCGATGCCTTCTTTTTGGCAATGAATTATTACTCTCTAAAAGCAAGCAATCAAATTGCAAAAGAAAAAGGTGAAGTATTTCATAATTGGGAAAAGTCAACTTACGCCGATGGTACCTACTTTAATCAATATCTAGAGGATAATTTTACCTTTACCTCTAAAAAGGTGGAAAAACTATTTTCTCATATTGCTCTTCCAACAGTTAAAGACTGGAATGAGTTGAAAAATAAAGTGATGACAGATGGTCTTTATCACCGCAATCGTTTAGCTATTGCACCTAACGGTTCTATTTCTTACATTAACGAAACGAGTGCTTCTCTTCATCCAATAACACAGCTGATTGAAAATAGACAAGAAAAAAAGGTAGGTTCTATTTTTTATCCTGCGCCTTACTTGTCTAATGAAACTATTAAATATTATAAAACGGCTTATAATATGGACCAGCGTAAGATTATTGACATTTATGCGAGAGCACAAAAGCATATTGATCAAGGAATGAGTTTGACCTTGTTTATGCGTTCTAAATTACCAGAGGGCTTATATGAATGGAAAAAAGCAGGAAATGCTAATCTGACGACTCGTGATTTGAACCATTTGCGAAACTATGCCTGGGCAAAAGGGATTAAGTCACTCTATTATGTAAGAACTTATACTGAAGATGATGAATTTAAAAGTGTTAATAACTGTGAGTCTTGTATGATTTAA
- the nrdI gene encoding class Ib ribonucleoside-diphosphate reductase assembly flavoprotein NrdI, producing the protein MQYIQVYYISLSGNTTDFLKRVNQYICANYGMELNIVNIKDKVKDGESIYFQATEPYFSFLPAYLEGGNGLDTGFTEILTTPLKEFIAYKENRKLCLGVVGSGNRNFNKQFCLTAYQYADTFGFPVIDEFELRGTNEDVGRIGDKMVAMINDREGVK; encoded by the coding sequence ATGCAATATATACAAGTTTATTATATTAGCCTTAGTGGAAATACCACTGATTTTTTAAAGCGTGTTAATCAGTATATTTGTGCCAATTATGGCATGGAGCTTAATATTGTTAATATCAAAGATAAGGTTAAGGATGGAGAGTCTATTTATTTTCAGGCGACAGAGCCGTATTTTAGTTTTTTGCCAGCTTATCTTGAAGGGGGTAATGGTTTAGATACAGGTTTTACCGAAATTTTGACGACTCCTCTGAAAGAGTTTATTGCTTATAAAGAAAATAGAAAACTGTGTTTAGGGGTTGTTGGGAGTGGCAATCGCAATTTCAATAAGCAATTTTGCTTAACGGCTTATCAATATGCTGATACGTTTGGTTTTCCGGTTATTGATGAATTTGAGTTAAGGGGAACAAATGAAGATGTAGGGCGTATCGGCGATAAAATGGTTGCTATGATAAACGATAGAGAAGGTGTGAAATGA
- a CDS encoding Crp/Fnr family transcriptional regulator, giving the protein MNTKEKMCCLHHIPLFQQLSEKEYQHILRLLHHQQFKKGDIIFSPDTKEQLLIVSSGKMKVYKLNRLGKEQFIRMVGRGAYEGENYLFGCENANLYGEATTDTVICALYESDFKTLLNTYPQINLKFLDLNAQKTIELGIQTELLSIDKIEERLALYLARLSHTDKALEPQHIKIPIPLKELASYLGTSPETLSRKLRDFEKKNWIKRQQKEITILSPFWSFF; this is encoded by the coding sequence ATGAATACAAAAGAAAAGATGTGCTGTCTACATCATATACCACTATTTCAGCAGCTTTCTGAAAAAGAATATCAACATATATTGAGACTGCTGCACCACCAACAGTTTAAAAAAGGTGATATTATTTTTTCACCTGATACCAAAGAACAATTGCTAATTGTTTCTTCTGGAAAGATGAAAGTGTACAAGCTCAATCGTCTAGGCAAAGAACAATTTATCCGAATGGTCGGAAGGGGTGCCTACGAAGGCGAAAATTACCTTTTTGGCTGTGAAAACGCCAATCTTTATGGCGAAGCCACAACTGACACGGTCATATGCGCCTTATATGAATCTGATTTTAAAACGTTGTTAAACACCTATCCGCAAATTAATCTTAAGTTTCTAGATTTAAATGCTCAAAAAACTATAGAACTCGGTATTCAAACAGAGTTATTGTCAATAGACAAAATAGAAGAAAGACTCGCTCTCTACCTTGCTCGACTATCACATACAGACAAGGCTCTTGAGCCCCAACACATCAAAATTCCTATTCCTCTAAAAGAACTAGCAAGCTATCTAGGAACCAGCCCTGAAACTTTATCTCGTAAGTTAAGAGACTTTGAAAAGAAAAACTGGATTAAACGTCAGCAAAAAGAAATCACCATATTATCCCCATTTTGGTCATTCTTTTGA
- a CDS encoding pyridoxamine 5'-phosphate oxidase family protein: protein MFTETFKNVLKHEGVVSITSWSEETVHVTCTWNSFLVLKGDNRILLPVAGMHSTEGDLAKNPNLILTLGARQVEGRNGYQGTGFRVSGLGQLLNEGDTFEEMNKKFPFIRSVLEVTVTEAKQLL, encoded by the coding sequence ATGTTTACAGAAACTTTTAAGAATGTTTTAAAACATGAGGGTGTTGTTTCAATTACATCTTGGAGTGAGGAGACAGTCCATGTTACGTGTACGTGGAACTCATTTCTTGTTTTGAAAGGAGACAACCGTATCCTTTTGCCGGTAGCAGGAATGCACAGTACGGAAGGGGATCTTGCAAAGAATCCCAATCTCATCTTGACTTTAGGTGCTCGCCAAGTAGAAGGACGTAATGGCTATCAAGGGACTGGCTTTAGAGTGTCAGGTCTAGGTCAATTGCTTAATGAAGGTGATACGTTTGAAGAAATGAATAAAAAATTTCCATTTATTCGTAGTGTTTTAGAAGTGACAGTTACAGAAGCAAAACAACTTCTGTAA
- the sstT gene encoding serine/threonine transporter SstT → MKRIIRTWNKTSLIKRITIGVIVGLLLGLLLPKVSAIGILGDLFVGGLKAVAPLLVFTLVASALSQHQSGQKTNMTTVIFLYIFGTFAAALVAVLVNYIFPLTLVLTKSTKSILSAPQGVGEVFHDLLLKVVDNPINALATANYISVLAWAVVFGLAMRTASQHTKDLMQTMAEVTSKVVRWIINLAPFGIMGLVFTTISDNGIGILSKYGLLIVTLVGTMLFVALVVNPLIAFIMTRENPYPLVFRCLKESGVTAFFTRSSAANIPVNMKLCEDLGLDKDTYSVSIPLGATINMAGAAVTINVLTLAAVNTLGISVDFPTALLLSIVAAISACGASGVAGGSLLLIPVACSLFGISNDLAMQVVGVGFIVGVVQDSCETALNSSTDVLFTAIAEKSVWGKKKRQTQAQVQTQAD, encoded by the coding sequence ATGAAACGCATTATTCGAACATGGAACAAAACGAGCCTCATCAAGCGTATCACAATAGGCGTTATTGTGGGGCTTTTGTTGGGATTATTACTGCCAAAGGTGAGCGCTATTGGTATCTTGGGGGATTTGTTTGTCGGTGGACTTAAGGCGGTTGCACCACTTCTTGTCTTTACCTTAGTTGCTAGTGCTCTCTCGCAGCACCAGTCGGGTCAAAAGACCAATATGACCACTGTCATCTTTCTCTACATCTTTGGGACATTTGCAGCGGCTTTAGTGGCTGTTTTAGTCAATTACATCTTCCCACTAACGCTTGTTTTGACCAAGTCAACCAAGTCTATTCTATCCGCACCACAAGGAGTGGGTGAGGTCTTTCATGATTTATTGCTCAAGGTGGTGGACAACCCTATCAATGCTTTAGCGACAGCTAACTATATTAGTGTGCTAGCATGGGCAGTTGTCTTTGGTCTAGCGATGCGAACCGCTAGCCAGCACACCAAGGACTTGATGCAGACCATGGCAGAGGTCACGTCAAAGGTTGTGCGATGGATTATCAACCTTGCACCATTTGGTATCATGGGGCTTGTCTTTACGACCATTTCTGATAATGGAATTGGCATTTTATCCAAGTATGGTCTCCTTATCGTGACCTTGGTAGGCACTATGCTCTTTGTAGCGCTTGTGGTGAATCCGCTCATCGCCTTTATCATGACCAGGGAAAATCCTTATCCGCTTGTCTTTCGTTGCTTGAAAGAATCGGGCGTGACTGCCTTTTTCACCAGAAGTTCAGCAGCCAATATTCCTGTTAATATGAAACTCTGCGAGGACTTGGGACTAGATAAGGACACTTACTCCGTATCCATTCCACTAGGTGCTACCATCAATATGGCGGGGGCTGCTGTGACCATTAACGTTTTAACACTTGCTGCGGTCAATACGTTAGGGATTTCAGTTGATTTTCCAACGGCGCTGTTATTGAGTATCGTGGCAGCTATCTCAGCCTGTGGGGCTTCAGGTGTTGCAGGTGGTTCACTATTGCTGATTCCTGTGGCTTGTAGCTTATTTGGCATTTCTAATGATCTTGCTATGCAGGTCGTAGGTGTTGGCTTTATCGTAGGTGTGGTGCAGGATTCTTGCGAGACTGCCCTCAACTCATCAACAGATGTCCTCTTTACAGCTATTGCTGAAAAATCTGTCTGGGGTAAGAAAAAAAGACAAACACAAGCACAAGTTCAGACACAAGCTGACTAA
- a CDS encoding ISL3 family transposase: MEHIKNTSINNTTKLIGIKDLNIKISIVLKHQTHIEIRAELDYPAPACPHCQGKMIKYDFQRPATIPILDVQGMATVLKLRKRRFQCKVCRRVSVAKTSLVKKHCQISQPVWAKITQLLIEKQTNTDIARRLHVSVSTVQRQLNAFTFKDNFETLPEVLSWDEFARNKGKLAFIAQDFKTKKIIALLENNRQTTIKKHFYKYSRQAREAVKIVTVDMSGAYIPIIGKLFPKAEIVLDRFHIAQHLSRAMMTTRIAIMKAFDKKALPYRAMKNHWKILQKDSRKLSDKAFYSRTFRQTLTPREIVQKTLAFSPELRYYYELYQLLLFHFQEKRVKAFFGLIHDNLGTVNASFSRVFRTFLKHETYITNALKQPYSNAKLEATNKLIKDIKRQAFGFRNFKNFRTKILITLNIQRERTKIVLSRT; encoded by the coding sequence ATGGAACATATTAAAAATACCAGTATTAATAATACCACAAAACTCATTGGAATCAAAGACTTAAACATCAAAATATCAATTGTTCTCAAACATCAGACTCACATCGAGATAAGAGCCGAGCTGGATTATCCCGCTCCAGCCTGTCCTCATTGTCAGGGAAAGATGATCAAATACGATTTTCAAAGACCTGCCACCATCCCAATCTTGGATGTGCAAGGCATGGCAACTGTCTTAAAGCTTAGAAAGCGACGCTTTCAGTGTAAAGTGTGTCGCAGAGTGTCTGTCGCCAAAACTAGCCTGGTCAAGAAACATTGCCAAATCTCACAGCCTGTCTGGGCGAAAATCACGCAGCTTCTCATCGAGAAACAGACCAATACAGACATCGCAAGACGCCTCCACGTCTCTGTTTCTACCGTCCAGAGGCAGCTGAACGCTTTCACTTTTAAGGACAACTTTGAGACTTTACCAGAGGTCTTGAGCTGGGATGAATTCGCAAGAAACAAGGGGAAACTAGCTTTCATTGCGCAAGATTTTAAGACCAAGAAAATCATTGCTCTTCTTGAAAACAATCGGCAAACAACCATCAAGAAGCATTTCTACAAGTATTCCAGGCAAGCCAGAGAAGCAGTCAAAATCGTGACTGTTGACATGTCTGGTGCCTACATTCCTATCATTGGGAAACTATTTCCAAAGGCTGAGATTGTTCTTGACCGTTTCCACATTGCGCAGCACCTTAGTCGAGCCATGATGACCACTCGTATTGCCATCATGAAGGCATTTGACAAGAAAGCTCTGCCTTATAGAGCCATGAAAAATCACTGGAAAATCCTGCAAAAAGACAGCAGAAAGCTCTCCGACAAAGCTTTCTACTCCAGAACCTTTCGACAGACTCTGACACCTAGAGAAATTGTCCAGAAAACCTTAGCTTTTTCGCCCGAACTCCGCTATTATTACGAACTTTACCAGCTTTTGCTTTTCCATTTTCAAGAGAAGCGTGTCAAGGCTTTCTTTGGACTCATTCACGACAATTTGGGTACTGTCAACGCAAGTTTTTCAAGAGTTTTTCGGACTTTTCTAAAGCACGAAACTTATATTACCAACGCTCTGAAGCAACCTTATTCCAATGCCAAACTGGAAGCCACTAACAAGCTTATTAAAGACATCAAACGACAAGCGTTTGGATTTCGTAACTTCAAGAACTTTAGAACCAAGATTCTCATCACTCTGAACATACAAAGAGAGAGAACGAAAATCGTTCTCTCTCGCACTTAG
- a CDS encoding methionine ABC transporter permease → MIEWIQTHLPYVYQMGWSGPYGWQTAITQTLYMTFWSFIIGGFMGLVGGLFLVLMGPRGVIENRLVFNILDKVVSVFRAFPFIILLAFISPVTRAIVGTTLGSDAALVPLSLAVFPFFARQVQVVLSELDSGVIEAAQASGATLWDIILVYLREGLPELIRVSTVTLISLVGETAMAGAIGGGGLGSVAIAKGYNYSREDITLVATLLIMILIFLIQFVGDFLTRKLSHK, encoded by the coding sequence ATGATAGAATGGATTCAAACACATTTACCTTATGTGTATCAGATGGGCTGGAGTGGTCCTTACGGCTGGCAGACAGCTATCACACAGACGCTTTACATGACTTTTTGGTCATTTATCATCGGTGGTTTTATGGGCTTAGTCGGTGGACTATTTCTTGTTTTGATGGGACCTCGTGGTGTTATTGAAAACCGTTTGGTGTTTAATATCTTAGACAAGGTTGTCTCTGTTTTTAGGGCATTTCCTTTCATTATCCTCTTAGCCTTTATCTCACCTGTGACACGAGCTATTGTGGGAACGACGCTAGGGTCTGACGCTGCTCTTGTGCCTTTGTCACTGGCGGTATTTCCGTTCTTTGCTCGTCAGGTTCAAGTGGTTCTTTCAGAACTTGACAGTGGGGTTATCGAGGCAGCGCAGGCTTCTGGTGCGACCCTTTGGGATATTATCCTCGTCTACCTGAGAGAGGGACTTCCTGAGCTTATCCGTGTGTCAACAGTGACCTTGATTTCACTGGTCGGGGAAACTGCTATGGCTGGTGCTATCGGCGGTGGTGGTCTAGGTTCTGTAGCGATCGCAAAAGGTTACAACTACTCTCGTGAAGACATCACACTAGTAGCGACGCTCTTAATTATGATTTTGATTTTCCTTATCCAGTTTGTGGGAGATTTTCTCACCCGTAAATTGAGTCATAAATAA
- a CDS encoding methionine ABC transporter ATP-binding protein — protein sequence MSNEVMIDLSHIDVTFHQKKRTIEAVKDVSLQINKGDIYGIVGYSGAGKSTLVRVVNLLQEPSRGTITIDKQVIYDNKVKLSGSQLRQQRRDIGMIFQHFNLMSQMTAEQNVAFALKHSGLSKAEKKEKVARLLDLVGLSDRAQNYPSQLSGGQKQRVAIARALANDPKILISDESTSALDPKTTKQILALLKELNEKLGLTIVLITHEMQIVKDIANRVAVMQNGHLIEEGSVLDIFTNPKEELTQDFIKTATGIDEALAKIKQQSIIKDLSANSRLVLLKYAGNSTDEPLLNGIYKRFNVETNILYGNIEILDNVPVGEMIVVLSGEKDKVEAACAAIEEMDVQITVLKEGQKA from the coding sequence ATGAGTAATGAAGTAATGATTGATTTGAGTCATATTGATGTGACTTTTCATCAGAAAAAACGCACGATTGAAGCGGTTAAGGATGTGAGTTTGCAGATCAATAAAGGTGATATTTACGGGATTGTTGGCTATTCTGGAGCAGGAAAGTCAACACTTGTGCGTGTGGTCAATTTATTGCAAGAACCAAGCCGTGGGACAATCACCATTGACAAGCAAGTCATCTATGACAATAAAGTCAAGCTGAGCGGAAGCCAGTTGCGTCAGCAACGCCGTGATATTGGGATGATTTTCCAGCACTTTAACTTGATGAGTCAGATGACCGCAGAGCAAAATGTCGCTTTTGCGCTCAAGCACTCAGGCTTGTCAAAAGCTGAAAAGAAAGAAAAGGTCGCTCGTCTTTTAGATTTGGTTGGCTTGTCAGACCGTGCGCAAAACTATCCATCACAGCTCTCAGGTGGGCAAAAACAGCGTGTCGCTATTGCACGTGCGCTAGCCAATGACCCAAAAATCCTCATTTCTGATGAGTCTACCTCTGCACTTGACCCCAAAACAACCAAGCAAATCCTAGCGCTACTCAAAGAGCTTAATGAAAAGTTGGGATTGACCATTGTTCTTATCACGCATGAGATGCAAATCGTCAAAGACATCGCAAATCGTGTGGCAGTCATGCAAAACGGTCACCTCATCGAAGAAGGCAGCGTCCTAGACATCTTTACAAATCCTAAAGAAGAACTGACGCAAGACTTTATCAAAACAGCGACAGGTATCGACGAAGCGCTAGCTAAGATTAAGCAACAATCGATCATCAAAGACCTATCAGCAAACAGCCGTTTGGTGCTACTCAAGTATGCAGGAAACAGCACAGATGAGCCGCTGTTAAATGGTATCTACAAACGTTTCAATGTGGAGACCAACATCCTCTACGGTAATATTGAGATTTTGGATAATGTGCCTGTTGGTGAGATGATTGTAGTTTTATCTGGTGAAAAGGACAAGGTCGAAGCAGCTTGTGCTGCCATTGAAGAGATGGATGTACAGATTACAGTATTGAAAGAGGGGCAAAAGGCATGA
- a CDS encoding M20/M25/M40 family metallo-hydrolase: protein MSFSTEKEQLAKFQQDEISQHYFEVLRTLISKKSIFAQNVGLKEVATYLGEVFTAAGAHVIVDDSYTAPFVIAEFKSSKKDAKTIIFYNHYDTVPADNDQPWTDDPFTLSVHYGMMYGRGVNDDKGNITARLSAVRKYMRAHGDDLPVNITFIMEGAEESASMNLEDYLAKYKKRLQGADLLVWEDGSKNKEDQLEILGGNKGIVTFNLHVDSADVDIHSSFGGVIDSAAWYLVRALASLRDDKGKILVDGIYDQVIPPNERELELVKRYANRSASSLTEIYGLQLPMLKTDTEELLRYFFFEPSLTIEGITTGYQGDGVKTILPAHASCKAEVRLVPGLTPEGVLEAIRAHLDKEGFSAVQLEFTLGEMSYRSDMSAPSVLKVIQLAEQFYEKGVSVLPTSAGTGPMHTVYEALGAPMAAFGIGNVNSRDHGGDENVSIADYYTHIELVEALIKSYE, encoded by the coding sequence ATGTCATTTTCCACTGAAAAAGAACAACTTGCTAAATTTCAACAGGATGAGATTAGTCAGCACTATTTTGAAGTGCTGAGGACACTCATTTCTAAAAAGTCTATCTTTGCGCAAAATGTGGGTCTAAAAGAAGTCGCAACTTATCTTGGTGAAGTCTTTACAGCTGCGGGCGCTCATGTTATCGTAGATGATAGCTATACAGCGCCATTTGTCATCGCTGAGTTCAAGTCATCAAAAAAAGACGCTAAGACCATCATTTTTTACAATCATTATGATACTGTGCCAGCTGACAATGACCAGCCTTGGACGGATGATCCATTTACCTTGTCTGTGCATTATGGTATGATGTATGGACGTGGTGTTAATGACGACAAGGGAAATATCACAGCTCGTTTGTCTGCAGTGAGAAAGTACATGCGTGCACATGGCGATGATTTGCCTGTTAATATCACCTTTATCATGGAGGGTGCTGAGGAGTCCGCTTCGATGAATCTTGAGGATTATCTGGCTAAGTACAAAAAACGCCTGCAAGGTGCTGACTTACTGGTCTGGGAGGATGGCTCGAAAAATAAAGAAGACCAGCTTGAGATTTTAGGAGGAAATAAAGGGATTGTTACCTTTAATCTCCATGTAGACTCGGCGGATGTGGACATTCACTCTTCTTTTGGTGGTGTCATTGACTCGGCAGCATGGTATTTGGTGAGAGCCTTAGCTAGCTTACGAGATGATAAGGGCAAGATTTTAGTGGATGGCATTTATGATCAGGTCATTCCGCCAAATGAGCGTGAGTTGGAACTAGTCAAGCGTTATGCCAATCGCTCTGCTTCTTCATTGACAGAGATATACGGTTTGCAATTGCCTATGCTAAAGACTGATACAGAGGAGTTGCTGCGCTATTTCTTCTTTGAACCGTCTTTGACGATTGAGGGTATCACCACTGGCTACCAAGGCGATGGTGTTAAGACCATTCTACCTGCGCATGCTTCTTGTAAAGCAGAGGTTCGTCTGGTTCCTGGCTTGACACCAGAAGGGGTCTTAGAGGCGATTCGAGCACATTTAGACAAAGAAGGCTTTTCTGCTGTTCAGTTGGAGTTTACGCTTGGTGAGATGAGTTATCGCAGTGATATGTCAGCTCCGTCAGTGCTGAAGGTCATTCAACTGGCAGAGCAATTTTATGAAAAAGGTGTTTCCGTACTTCCGACATCGGCTGGAACGGGTCCTATGCACACGGTTTATGAGGCACTAGGTGCTCCGATGGCAGCCTTTGGCATTGGTAATGTCAATAGTCGTGATCACGGCGGAGATGAAAATGTCAGCATCGCAGATTATTATACACATATTGAATTAGTGGAGGCTTTGATAAAATCTTATGAGTAA
- a CDS encoding MetQ/NlpA family ABC transporter substrate-binding protein, with amino-acid sequence MKFKKVITGIALATAAALSLAAYTTQNAEAASKSSSKTVKVGVMTFSDTEKARWDKIKELVGDKANIEFTEFTDYTQPNEAVANKEIDINAFQHYNFLENWNKENKQNLVAIADTYLAPIRLYSDKVKKVKSIPKNGTIAIPNDATNESRALYLLQSAGLIKLNVSGTEIATVANITKNPKNLNIQELDASQTARSLKDVDAAVINNTYIEQANLTTDDAIYVEKSDKNSKQWVNVIAARKNWKKQKNAAAIQAIIDAYHTDEVKKVIKDTSSDIPQW; translated from the coding sequence ATGAAGTTTAAGAAAGTCATTACAGGAATTGCATTAGCAACAGCAGCTGCATTATCATTAGCTGCTTACACTACACAAAATGCAGAAGCAGCAAGCAAGTCAAGCAGCAAAACAGTTAAAGTAGGGGTTATGACCTTTTCTGACACTGAAAAAGCACGCTGGGACAAAATCAAAGAGCTTGTCGGCGATAAAGCCAATATTGAATTTACAGAGTTTACAGACTATACACAACCAAATGAAGCAGTGGCAAATAAAGAAATTGACATCAATGCCTTCCAGCACTACAATTTCCTTGAAAACTGGAACAAAGAAAACAAACAAAATCTAGTAGCCATTGCGGACACTTATCTTGCACCTATTCGTTTGTACTCCGATAAAGTGAAAAAAGTGAAAAGCATTCCTAAAAACGGAACAATCGCTATTCCAAACGATGCAACCAACGAAAGCCGTGCCCTTTATCTCTTGCAATCAGCAGGCTTGATTAAGCTAAATGTCTCAGGAACTGAGATTGCTACAGTGGCTAATATCACTAAAAATCCTAAGAACTTAAACATCCAAGAATTGGATGCCAGCCAAACAGCTCGTTCGCTAAAAGACGTTGATGCTGCTGTTATCAACAACACTTACATCGAACAAGCAAACTTAACAACCGATGATGCTATCTACGTTGAAAAATCAGACAAAAACTCTAAACAATGGGTCAACGTCATTGCAGCACGTAAAAACTGGAAGAAACAAAAGAATGCTGCTGCTATTCAAGCCATCATCGATGCTTACCATACGGATGAAGTGAAGAAAGTTATCAAAGATACCTCATCAGATATTCCACAATGGTAA